Within Anguilla anguilla isolate fAngAng1 chromosome 11, fAngAng1.pri, whole genome shotgun sequence, the genomic segment acgttatttaaaataatgtatgcatgtactcTTCGTTCTCTTCACTCACACTTGGGGAATATTCATGAGAAAGATCTGCAAGGTGCAGCTTTTGTAATTTGAACAAACTTGAAGCACATTTTGTTAGCCTTTATTGCAGGTTGTGCTGAAATCTAACATGGTAGACTAGTTAACAGAGTAGTGTATCTAGCCTATCCTTTTTGTTAAGTAGcaatttttataaatttaatttatccaTCACCCAATGTGATGCAAAGAAAGAAGCTGTGCTTTTACCTGCCAGTTGTATACATCGTCGGCACACTTGTTAATCGAGGAAAATTAATGACAACAGGttgagaccaatgatcagtttaaagggtAGTTTTCTGCCCTTTCTATTTTCAGCACACCAGCTGCCACTGGTACATATGTACATGTGGAATGAACAATTcatcatttgcacattttttgttgcaaaatgggaaataaagacaaaagccaatttaaatattataatgcAATAGATATGAAGAAAGTCTGCGCAAAGAAATAAAGGCAATCATCAGCTGACTCTTCTCCCTGCTCAAGCTTTAACTTAAACCACATTCAGATTCTCCACCAAACATCTTCTGTAGACACCTCGAAAGTGCCTGTGGTCTAAATGTGAGTCACCTGATCATCCTCGATGCCCAGGTGGATGTCCTCCTGCGATCCAGTGTGCACGAAACCAGCCTCCCTGCTTTGTCCGCCATCGTTATCTACAACGACTCGGTGCTGTGGACCGGAAACTTCGGCAAACGGAACAGGAGTGACCCCCGCTCAGGCCCGCCTAACGAGTACACAATATACAGGTGAGGGGCAGTCTGGTCAGGCTGGGTAGTACACCTGGATGACACAGTCCGAAAAACTGGCAGGGACAACCTGCGAGGAACAGGGAAGCTGGTCGTCTCTAGCTTTCGACAGGCATACCAAAATTTCAGGCAGCAGACAGAAGAAGTCTTTGGGGCATGTAAAATCTCTTAGCGCTTATCAGTCACTCTATGAGCAGGAAGCACAGCTGAAGCATCCGCagctctgaaatgcattttaacaagcTTGCTAGTGGACAAAAACGAGCGTGTTAAGAAAACTGCTTTTGGTGACCATCCCACACAGTTCTTGTGCACGTCAAGACAACAGGAAGCATCATTCCCTTGGATTCATTAACAAAGGGATTAATTATACTATTATCAGTTACACTTAAATAATACATGTGCAACGATACCTGTCAGGTAGACTGCTGTTAGCTGTGATGAGTGCACCCCAAGATGCCCTCTACCCGGGTACTTCTCCGCAGGATTGCCAGCGTCTCTAAGCTCTTCCCCACGCTGATGCTGTACAAGCTGTGGGAGGAAGGGAAGGTGGGGTCCCTGGACGACCCGCTGGAGAAGTACGTGGACAACTTCACCATAAAGAACCCCCTGGGGAGGCTCCGGGACTCGGAGCTCAAGCACGTGACCGACGGCCTGATCTTCCTGGACAGCGGGGAGGTGCCCATCCGCTCCTCTTCCGTCACCCTGCGGAGGATGGCCAGCCAACTGTCCGGTAAGCCAGGGAGGCCCAGGGCCCTGgatgcatcccccccccctactAGTCACTAACACCCCACAACACCCCGACAAGTTCTGCTTATCACCTCACAGCCAAACTTCATAAATATGCACCTAAAaaaaccttcttttttttttgtcacacagAATTGAATTTGAGAAGCTTGACATTTTCTGTGGCACATTAAGGGGCCATTCTGATTTTCATCTCATTTGATCCGCTCGTGAATCGATGCTCCAAACAACCAACTTTGACAGTGAAACCATCATTGACtcctaaatggaaaaataattttaattatgatcACGCTCATAAGCATAATTACAGTCATAATACAGTTCCAATTTGTAAAAAGCAAGACATGTGGAGTGACAGATAAAAGCTGCCTCTAAATCGGAAACGTGAGCGAAGAGGACACTAACCAGGGCCTTAGGAAAGGTTATTAACTTAAGCATTACAGACAACATTCAATTTTACTGCAGCACAGGAATagagaaaaataattagcatGAACTTTATTACTTTCAAATTACTCAATTGCAATCTTTGCCGGACGTTTTTATCTTTACTGAACAAAGGACTGCATATCTGTACATCGGCAGTTAGTAGTTTGCTACAAAATGGAGGTGTAATCAGCACTCTGTAGGTCGACAGTGTTTAGCCACACTTAATCCCTAGAGACCGTGTGTGGattaaaacagagagagagagagagagagagagattaacattttacatttaattgtgaaattaagaacaagaaattgacattttacatgtaATTGTGAAATTAAGAATGAgatattgacattttacatttaattgcgGCTTTAAAGTTAGATAAACTGTTGACTGAGTCCAGGCCATGGCTGGTAACCATTACAGCATTAGATAACCTACGCACATCATTGACAGCTTGCAATAAAAAGCCACCTTGTCTGTAAACAGTGCCTTTAGTGCTTTGGAAAAATTCTTAGTATCAGTCAGCAGGTTATTTTTGGCCTGATAAAAATATCACCACTTCGACAGAGTGAGGAACCCAGATATCCTCTCTTTGACATTTGAAAAGATAGCTTTGTAAGAACTGAGTAATTTACATCCTGCCCTAAAAGaaaagcacacttttaaatgtGCTGACAGGGCTTCCGAATTAAACCATTTATTACTGTATACAATTCAAAGTAGAGTAAACAAATAGATTAGTCTGTTTAAGTTAATTTTACTACCTTGGCAGTGCTTTAATAAGAATATAATATTTAACAATGTCTGGCCAAATCTTTTTCAAATCTTCAGATATTAACCAAAATTCAATCAGCAGTTGTCCTTTGACTCAAAATGTCAGCTTTTTAGTATATTTAAGTAGTTTATATAagtagaaaaatataaaaggccATTTGCCTTGAATTTTGACAATTTTGTACTTGATAATAAATCTGCATTTTTGCTGAATCCTCTTCCTCagatttcatgcatttttatatactgGTCTGCAGATCTTCTATATTTTTCTACTTGATTGTTCTCATAGGACTGACCTATCTGTTCTCATATTCCAAAGTGCAAATTGTTTCTATAGATTTTCAGCGTTTTTTTCTATTCACAAGCACAGTTGGTtgagccaaaataaaataaactaaaagatGTACTTGCTGACCTgtgtttatgaattatttttcaaagcTGAAGTTGAGAACATaagttaaattacattatatttcacaaaaagcCCAGGCCAGTGTCAGCACAAGCTCTTGCAGTTAAAGGTTGTGTTTATTCCTCCTGTGGTTCTGTGGAATagcacaataataattattcctGTACTTTCTGCAGGTTTACCCAGAAGGCTTAGGGCCACTAACCTACTCTGGAAAGGAAAGACACAGGCAGCTCTCAACCTCCTTCAAGACGACGTCCTGGTGGCTGACCCAGGCACCAAGTGAGATCTTATTATACATCaaatgtattactgtattaAACACATGGCATATGGAAACATATCTGAGTAATAACGCTAGAATACTTGTGTCCACAGcgaaaatgttttacatttcacgtaatattaattatttatttatcttgaaCCCTTGGTCTTCTCAAGCTATTAGAATAGTAATATTAGTAATATAATACCAAATACACAACATGCATTCCTCTACCACTAAAATCccaatgcatttattcatggtTATGCAATGCAACAGACTGGGATTTAGCTTGTTTATTCATATTAAATACAAGTTATAATTAAAGGCTCATAGacgtgagtaacttggcatttttatatgttgaaaacgttttttttttatttcctctacAATTCACTGTAATTCATATCTTACCGGTATATTTTATCAGGTAGTTTAAATATCCTGGGCTAGAATCTGCTTTGACAGGTTCCCCATGTCCCTTCACCATTTTACCACCCTTGGTGGAGGGTGGGCTCCCCCTCTGTATTCCtgctgagatttcttcccaccaGGGAGTTTTTTCTGACCACTGTTTTTTCTCGCCActccatatttttttcattccccctgaagagttttttttcctgctattTCTTTGTGGATTCAGACAAGGCCTTTCCCAGTCTTCCCCTCTCCTGCCTTCCTGTGAAGCTCctctgtgacagtgtctctTAACAGCTGAAAGGTCGTCTCTTCCTCTgcgctcctcctccaggtgcCACTACAGTAACCTGGCCTTCTCCCTGATGGCGCATGTGCTGGGAGAGAGGGTGCTGGGACTGGACTACCAGCGCTGGGTCTCCGACAACATCCTGGAGCGGCTGGGGATGGAGGACACGGGCTTCGACATCACGCCCGGGATCCAGAGCCAGATGGCGGTGGGCGTGTACACCAGCGGGCAGCCGGCGCCGCTCTACGACCTGGGCTGGTACCGGCCCTCGGGGCAGATGTACTCCACCACGGCCGACATGGCCAAGCTGGCCATGATGCTGCTGGGGGCCCACAGGCGCAAGCTGCTGGAGCCCGACACCCTCAAGGTCATGCTGACGCCCCTCTTCCGCTGCGACAAGAGCTACTTCGCCAACCGCACGGGCACCCCCTGGGAGGTCAACGAGCAGCTGGGGTACGAGGTGGTGCGCAAGGACGGCGACCTGGATGGCTACTCGGCCTCCTTCTCCCTGGTGCCTCGCATGAAGCTGGGCCTGGTGCTGCTGATGGCGGGCACCAAGCCCCAGGACCAGGACGTGGTGGCCCAAGCCTACGCCCACCTCATCCCCGCCATGGAGACCGCCTTCAGGGAGGCCCGCCGCGTCCTGGCGGCCCCGCCCAGCGCCGCGCCCTACGTGGGGTTCTTCACCTACAGCAACATCACCTTCTACGAGATCCGGGCGGGGCCGGACGGGGTGCTGACCATGCAACAGTTTGGGCCCCACATCGAGAACCTGATCCCGGAGCAGTACAGGACCATAAAGCTCAACTTCCTGGAGGACCGGGTCTTCAGGGTAGTGTTTGAGACGGAGTACCCCTGCGTCTTAACCGTCAACTCCGTCTCCGTTTCCCTGGAGGCCCAGGACAGACAGCTCTTCAATTTTTACATCTTCGATAAGAAGGGTGTGTCCCCTGGCTTCGACGCACCCGGTCTTAACACGTACAATGTGGTCCGGATACCCCAGAAGCCCTCCTTCTCCAGCTGAGCTCTTCCATGAACTGAGTCTAAGGACAAACAGCACAAAAGGGGACATTCTGACCTTTTGTGCAGAAGCAGCCCAGGATATTATGAATATGCTGACTGTTTCTTTGAGAATCAGTTTTTCCGTTATATATTCCTTCCTGTTCTTGTCCATCTATTCAGtagggcatttttttttaaataaatactgattaaTGCATGGTAGTTGTGCATATTAATCCACATTTTTCTATAAACGTGTTGACTAAAGTTATAACATGTTgtacataatttttttgtttctattttctgtCTCATGTACTGTGTTATTTGTATCATTTTTTGTTATGtgtcagaaaatgcattttacaggCTGAGGATGCTCTGTAAAGATGTATATCCTCCTGTGTGAGACAAGTTATTTGGAAACACGTATAGTGCTTTTTCACAACATGGTCATGTTCAGTTTTGACTGCGCTATCCTTTCATAAAGAGGAAAAGTTTCACAGAACGGATTTACATTTACAAGTTTTCCTTCCAGTACTCAAGTCTAGAAATAGGATTAGCACTAGGATCAGGATTAACAGAAAATTGGACATTTCTAATAATAACTATAactgcaaaaatataaatatatttgttttataatacCAGAAACTTTGTGCTATGAAATGTCCATAACACACTAAAATTCAGTGGGTGGCAGCCCTTTTTATAATGTGAAAGTGGACATCAAAAAGTGAATGATTTTTCAAAGACTACTTTGGGGTCaaatctaaatatttaattctaagttcatatttttttatcatagtGCCTTTATCTGGCCAATCAACACAATTTGAATTAGATAATTGCTAAATTAGCATAGCATTATTTCTACTCACAGTAAATTAGGCATACAGTATGCTGTATGCTGTTTTAAGGAGAAACTTAAACAAATATTATGTGAGGACCATTTAAGTctggtttcctgtttttcttgtttaatttatATTGCAAAGAACTGTGGGCGATGTGGTGAGAAGCTCATGTGGGATGAAGGTCATGGTcatttgttgcattttgttttatactgTTAAAATTctgcaaggaaaaaaaacctgtgttcACCATAACAGTTTGGAGTTAAATACTTAATACTTAgcattgtaaatggtaaatgcttttatccaaagcgctttacaattgatgcctctcattcgccagagcagttgggggttaggtgtcttgctcaaggacacttcgagacgcccagggcagggtttgaaccggcaaccctccgactgccagacaatcggtcttacctcctgagctatgtcgccccccccATTGTCACCAAACAAAACCATATAGCTACCCAAAGTAGGGTTGCAAAGACCGAACAACATCCACATGCACTCACCTAGAGTAATCATTTAGCTAGCCAGCTGTATTTAGCAACATGGATGTATTAATGGCTACTTAATAGAGCAAGCTACCTATGTATATATAGCCCGTGTCTTGCTAGCTACTGTAGGTACAATATTTCTGAGTATTTagtcagatttttattttttgctgtaatagttcataaatattttgaagCAGTGTTCTCATCCACTTACGTGAAATCAAAATCATCACCATGCAtggttaaaaaacatttctaggTTGCTAGCTAACTGTAGCTCATACCACTGTGAGTTAGCGGATGAGTGCTAATGGACATATGCCTGAGGTCTGGCATTAAATCAGGTGGGACTATGATTTAGTGGAGATCATGTGGAGACTGAGTGAAATAATCCTGTTCTGATACAATCAGTCATCTTATGGGCTTACACATTTTGCCACCATtcaattcacaaaataaaagtgattttttttgtgaatgcttccatccatccattatctaaccggcggcggtgctggagcctatcccagcatgcactgggtgagaggcaggaatacaacctGGACAGGTCACCGATCCATCGCAGAGCCCAGacaccattcactctcacactcatacttacgggcaatttagactctccaattaacctaacctgtcTTTGGACTCTggaaggaaaccagagtacctaaAGAAAACCCCACAGACGGGGAGAACATgcgaactccacacagaaaggccccggctgggatttgaacctttCTTGTTGTGAGGTAACAGTGTGAACACTTCTCAAATTTGTAGTCAGGCTAATAATCATTGTAGccatataaatattacaaataacaaaataaaagtaataaccaaacaaaattcatttttttaaaaccagctaCTAAATATCTTAAGTTTCATTTCACAGACATTCTGTCCAACACAGTCTGTATGCTCAGTGTGTGAATCGGTCCGTAAGGAACGCAATAACTTTACCCAGGTGTGCTCACTGTTGTATTTTGAGGGTGGGTTTGAAAAGAGCAGAACATACTGTAGGTTCAGTAAAATCCATCATTTTATAGGGCTGTGGGTAACTGCAAACAGACAGGATGGGGGTGGTTTGTAGATGGAGTGAGGGAAAAAGCTGGCACTGGCTATCTTTATGATTGAAAGGTCCAACATAAAACTGAAGGGAGCATGAAAAACACTGGTGCTTTGGCTTATCTGCTGATAAAAATTCCAGATGCAGTATGAGTGGGAACATAAGCATAATGTACACAGGATTAAGCACAAGATTCATGAGTTTTTCATGAACAATGATTTTTTgttcatgaaaatattaaatgaatatatgtattttttttttactaagaaataaatgcaataactaGGTCATTGCTGCCATTAGACACCAACTTCATTATGGATAAAACACAGCCCtttgctgccccctggtgggaGACTGAAAGCAGAAACTTAACTGTTTGGCTGAGAAAGTATAACAGTTCAGTTTTTagcaacacttcacaataagatcacatgaattggcattaaataatgtagttgttaactacTACCTattgaacatttcatttgtactactttgttaatgtatttgtccatcattaattcacattaGCAAcgacattagttaatgccagttcatatttggatttaaaaaaataattaaaaaaaaaagttaatgtatttgttaatggttaacTAATCATATGTTTAACCTATGTTTtgataatgtataaataattatgTAACTGATACATTAGTTGATGTATTTGTTAACTACTAACTATTTTTCATgcttaattaatatatttgtacatcattaatgtTTACACCTACATTAGTTAATGACCATTCCTGTGACCTTATTTTAAAGTGTTACCTGTAGTCTTTTTCAGTAGCTTtcctttttgtttccttttgtttcaATTTTTGGTTATGATAATAACCTTAACCCCTAATCATACTACACCTAATATTTTATCATTGAGTCACTGAATCAATTTATTCATTATCAGTAATTACAAATACAGACTTTAAGATAAGGCCGATTTCACTTCCCCACACCCACACGTATCCACACGCCTATGTGGACAtatacccccaacccccaatccACATGTATCAGCgtgcacgcacccacacacacagacacacacacacacacacgtcaccaCATCCTTTTAGTCCAAAATTATGACATGAatgacgacaaaaaaaaaaaaaatgagataaGAATTTCCCATTGATTCCCTGTAACTCACTTTTAAAGtctgaacacatttttattggacTTGTTAAAACTTACAAAGGTTTTCTATAAAGCTGTTAAAAAGAggttctttcttctcttttttttacagcaagCTTTGTAAAAGAGCAACTCTAATTCATCAATGTCCGAGGTCAACTGTGCACTTATAATATGAAGACAAATGGCTTTAGACACACAGATAGCATGTAAGAAACAAGGTCCCAAATCAATATGTCTCgggcaaaaaagagaaaatagggagaaaatgagaggtCACAGTCATTTCTTGCtctctgtgttttcctttccttctcttAAAGATTTGTCACTGTTCCACTGGCGCTCACCGCTCGATTCATCAGGGAAACTTAACGATTCACTGTCCGGCAAGGTCACTGCGGACATTACTACACCATTCAGTGCAATATCTAGAGCTCAAAAGGTCTTTATTAGAGCCTCAGGCCCTAAACAGTGAGAAATTGCccagtttaaaacatttttagcaCCCGGTATTGGTTGTACAAGATGTGGGAATGCTGTGAACACATAATTTTCAATGATGATTTTTGAAATTTGATGTTTTATAGTATCTTTCAGGGGCCGGAAACAAAATTTATACCAGCCAGTGTCTATCCACCCCACCATGTAATAacaacatttattgaataatgtCTGATATTTCAGACTCAagtacccccctcccctaccccacAAATATAGATTGCAGTTGCTGGGCCTGGTGTTTGGACCTGGGGGTGAAATCTTCTTGTATTTGCCCATGAAGTTTACTCACTCTCTCCTAAAAAATGGCATCAATCCTGTTCACCCCAGGAAACTGGTATTTTCCTTTCATACATGTCCAGCTGTTGTGACCCAGTTTAGAGGAGGAACCAGGCAGTTCCTCAATGCCTGAGGAAGTtgaaatgcacacatacgcagTAGAGAAAAAGGGGAAGGCCGTTATTTTCTGACTGGGTAGTCCCCTTGTCCAAAGGGTCTGAATATCATACAGTATTTATGGTCTATGCTCGATCACAGTTTCTGAATCACATAAACAGTGTGCTGTTTGACAGTATGTAATATCATACCAAAGTATCTGCGGCATAAATAAGTTCTCTAGACCAACTAAGCTAGACCAACCAGGGACGAATGTGAATTACAGCTAAGGAAATCCTCAGTTATAGCTAAGCATCACAGCCACTGAGATACAATACGTTTGACATGTTTGTCTCAGCAGCCCAAaggttttactttatttatttgcacacattaaaaacaagcacacaaacaacaGTATTAGAATGCATAGTACAAAATGTCAAAAGATTTAAGTAAGCAATAAATGTGCGGATAAAGTTAGAAACCCAAGATGAGGAtaatgtgtgtgagcgcatatgagcatgtgtgtgtgtgtgtttgttatgtgtgcatgcatgtgcgtgcatgtgtgcgcacatgcgcgtgtgcatctgtatgtgtatgtgtgtgagtgtgaatccCTTCAAGTTTTCATGACAATGCAATTGAAATGCAAAGACACCATGTGAGAAATAGCATGAACAAAATTATCACTTGGGCTGAGATTATAAATCTTTTCCCAAATTCTTGTGCATTTCTGAGAATGTTTTGCACGATTCAGGCTTCTTGCATGCTACTGAGCACGCTTGGCAGAATAGTCATGTGCCTTGCATGTCGCCGAACACACGCTGCATGGCAAGCGCTTCATACGTGCTGCGCAGGCACACTTCCACGGTGGCGATACAGATAAACAAAGCACTCTGCCTTCCTTTGGCTTGAGCCCAAAGCCCAGAGCCGATCCCTCTCTCCACGTCTCTGAAGCGGGGGTGAGACACCGGCGATTGCAGGCGACAGCCTTTGGAAGCAGTAAACAGCTTCCGCCCAGCAGACCTTCAGAACAATGGCACCACAGCTGAATGGACATTTACAACCTGGGCGAGACCACAGAGCTCCAACgcataaaaaaatctgtacacAAAGAGTTTTATATGGGGAATAATCCCTTGATAAACCTTGAGTCACTTCCTAAGCTAAACTACACATTGCCTTTCCACCTGTTgaaactttgcttttgggaaatTCCTGCAAGCTTGGAAATGCCATGGAACATCTCCATATTTactaatgtgattttttttttttttttgatgaattaTAAATGAGAGTGGCTTCCCTGTACTCATTTGATTGTAATAGCAGATTGATTTTGAATGGTGACAAAGTAAATAATAAGGCGAATAATAGATTATTTACTGTGAGCATTCTGGTTTCATAGCTAAATATGACAACACACTTCAAAAAGTTCTTCATGTTACTCTTTGAACAAATGATATGAAAAGAGACAGAATGGCCACTTGCCCAGTCTCTGCTGTGAAAAGCCTAACATTTTGGCCTAACTAGTACAACATCCAGAATCTACATCAGGGTAGTAGCAAATGAAGTGGTATAGTCCCTTAATTAATTGTGGGAATCCAGTGTCAATTGGCGTCACAAAATGGAGCACACCAGCGGTATGTCAATCTTTAGATCACTGATGAGGTCAGTGATGATTTATGGATCTTCCTTTATGGCACCATAAATCTTACCTCCTACCACTCATTAACCATGAGAACCTTTCAGCCCACACCCACAGCCAATGGCCCACCTGCATGTTTTCAGATCTCACCCTttaaaaaggagggagagagcgagagaagggcAGACGAAGAGCGATCTCTCCACAGGAACACTTTCACAGACAGACGAGACCAGACCTCAGTCAAAGACCAAGACCAAGATGAAGACCGTGCTCAGCATCACTTTCCTCGCCCTGGCTGTGAGCCTGCTCTGCGATGCCGTCCAGGTCAAAGTAAGTGTCTCTCAGCTTCCGCTTCAGTTCAGCTCACCTCAAACTGATCAATGTGCGCTGAAACATCATAGAGGCTGCTTCAGTCTGGAGGACAAAAACGCTCATACCGAAAAGACTGTTACCAAAAAAGTAATAAACTGTCACACGCATAGGCATTTTGGTGGTGGCATTTCCACATGTCCGTTTATCGAAATTGTAGGTGGATAAGTAGTTCAGTCTAAGTGGTTTGGTTAGTGGCAGTCCCTGGCTCTGTGAGCAGTGTATTGGGGGGATCACAAAAAACCATCTGCGCAGACGTAAAATAACTGCGCAGACATGACCCACACATCTCTCCCTTTGCTTTACCTCTGTGTGGGGTGCAATTTTTTTACACTTCTGCCTTCTGTGCTGAAGAATGGTCAGTGCAAAAATCTGCTCTGGTAGAGTGCTTTTAAATCTGACAGAGTGGCGGTGGCCCCTAGTGGACACTTTCAAAGTTAACTTAACGCTGAAAATGGTCTTTTCTCTGTCAACAGGAAAGAGAGTTCACATTCTCACTTGAGTCTGTGAAACAGCTTAAGGACCTGATGGACAGCGACCTGGCGGGAAAGGAGAGCCCTCGCCTGGCCAAGACCAGTACTGCAATCGTGTGCAATGACCCTGACTTACCTGAGGAGTTCCTGCCCTTGTGTCAGAGCGAAGGAGCTGGCATGTCCCTCGCCAGGCTGGGTGAGTGAggagggggcaggtgggggcggggggggggggggggggggggtggaacatGCAATGAAGTTGCACAATGTTTTCCATCTGCAAAACAGTGTGATCAAGATTAACAACTTAATTGTCCCAAGGACATTTTGGCTGTGGACATTCAACTGCATGCAGTTGCCCAAAGTCAATGAGTTAGAAAATGACGAAATTagttataaaaaatgaaataagccaaacatttaattaaacagtaACCATTATCAACACATTTGCAGGGCAATTCATGGTATTCCGGctgttgtttacattttatcttAGAATTTCAAAAAGCACCGAAAGTTCAAAGACCAAATGTAGATAATTATTGCTAATTATAAATGATCAATTATTTAGGGCAAGTAAAGTTATATAAGTTATATAGTCATGGTTATTTGCTAGTGGACACTCTTGCTTGGTGAAATCTCTAGTTATACATTATGTTCATTTATATGGCTATGTGCCTGCACTGAGATAATAACATCGGTAGTTATACATTatgtacatttatacagctgtgtaCCAGCTTTGAGATAACAAATGTTAATTGAGCATGTAACCTCCAAACCTTTTGGTTTGTAACCCGTTAATGAATAATTATTGCACGCTGCTGTGGAATAACCCAGGTGCGTTGCTTTGTAAAGGGAAGGTTTCATTAAATGagcaatttttttctgtttgttttcacagcatttatTGGCAACAACTACGATGAATGTGAGATCTGCATGTTTGC encodes:
- the lactbl1a gene encoding putative beta-lactamase-like 1 isoform X1, translating into MGKGGSKVLRETSTDSVEQQPVPAVVAGLTKPGQMKVKWTQLGLVFFLLLSLVMTGCFLWQYQIPKLQPDENVDKDSNTEKMCPHFPEPTPLEHPIHHLRAALEKVDVLLRSSVHETSLPALSAIVIYNDSVLWTGNFGKRNRSDPRSGPPNEYTIYRIASVSKLFPTLMLYKLWEEGKVGSLDDPLEKYVDNFTIKNPLGRLRDSELKHVTDGLIFLDSGEVPIRSSSVTLRRMASQLSGLPRRLRATNLLWKGKTQAALNLLQDDVLVADPGTKCHYSNLAFSLMAHVLGERVLGLDYQRWVSDNILERLGMEDTGFDITPGIQSQMAVGVYTSGQPAPLYDLGWYRPSGQMYSTTADMAKLAMMLLGAHRRKLLEPDTLKVMLTPLFRCDKSYFANRTGTPWEVNEQLGYEVVRKDGDLDGYSASFSLVPRMKLGLVLLMAGTKPQDQDVVAQAYAHLIPAMETAFREARRVLAAPPSAAPYVGFFTYSNITFYEIRAGPDGVLTMQQFGPHIENLIPEQYRTIKLNFLEDRVFRVVFETEYPCVLTVNSVSVSLEAQDRQLFNFYIFDKKGVSPGFDAPGLNTYNVVRIPQKPSFSS
- the lactbl1a gene encoding putative beta-lactamase-like 1 isoform X2; the encoded protein is MKVKWTQLGLVFFLLLSLVMTGCFLWQYQIPKLQPDENVDKDSNTEKMCPHFPEPTPLEHPIHHLRAALEKVDVLLRSSVHETSLPALSAIVIYNDSVLWTGNFGKRNRSDPRSGPPNEYTIYRIASVSKLFPTLMLYKLWEEGKVGSLDDPLEKYVDNFTIKNPLGRLRDSELKHVTDGLIFLDSGEVPIRSSSVTLRRMASQLSGLPRRLRATNLLWKGKTQAALNLLQDDVLVADPGTKCHYSNLAFSLMAHVLGERVLGLDYQRWVSDNILERLGMEDTGFDITPGIQSQMAVGVYTSGQPAPLYDLGWYRPSGQMYSTTADMAKLAMMLLGAHRRKLLEPDTLKVMLTPLFRCDKSYFANRTGTPWEVNEQLGYEVVRKDGDLDGYSASFSLVPRMKLGLVLLMAGTKPQDQDVVAQAYAHLIPAMETAFREARRVLAAPPSAAPYVGFFTYSNITFYEIRAGPDGVLTMQQFGPHIENLIPEQYRTIKLNFLEDRVFRVVFETEYPCVLTVNSVSVSLEAQDRQLFNFYIFDKKGVSPGFDAPGLNTYNVVRIPQKPSFSS
- the LOC118208414 gene encoding guanylin-like — its product is MKTVLSITFLALAVSLLCDAVQVKEREFTFSLESVKQLKDLMDSDLAGKESPRLAKTSTAIVCNDPDLPEEFLPLCQSEGAGMSLARLAFIGNNYDECEICMFAACTGC